The nucleotide sequence AGCATCAGAGTATCTTGTAATGCTCGGATGGTATTTCTAGTGTAGCAAAACTATTTAACCGATACATCGCAGTATCTTGATGGAATCAGGCAAAGAAGCCTTGAGGTTTCATAATCTCAAGGCTTCTTTATTTTTGGAGGTGATAAAAAATGGGTGTAATACACGACAACACTTCAAGACGTAAATTCTTAAGCAATGCATTTATGACATTCGGACTCTCATTTGGTCTCGGCGCACTCTTTGTAAGGTTTGGACAGTTTATAACGCCTGATAGAAAAGAAAAAATGACTGCCAAAGTCCTCATAGGAAATCTTGCAGAGATTCCGGAAAATGCCGCTACACCTCTTGAGATTTCTGGAAATAAGATTCTAGTTGTGCGTTCGGAGGATGGGTTCAATGCCTTCTCCAGAAGATGCACAGACCTCGGCTGCCTTGTGAGTTGGGAACCTGCAAAACAGCAGTTCATATGCCCGTGCCATCAGGGCGTATATGATAAAAACGGCAAAAACATTGCAGGGCCTCCTCCAAGACCTTTAGACAGATTTGAGGTAGTGGCAAAGGGGGAGAATGTCTATATACGGCTTAAGGCATAAGAAGGTGAAGATCAAATAGAAAATTATAAATTGGAAAGGTAAAAGTAAATTTAATTTTAAATTTTTTGTTTAGATATTTCTATTTAAATCTTCTTATAAGCCCTTAGTCTCAAGGAGGTAACTTATGGCAGCAGGCATTGAACATGCAGAAACAAAACCCTTAAAAGGTAGAATCATAGACCTCATTCAGGAGGATGTGCCTGACCACCTTTATTCATGGCCGTATACACTTGGTGCAATCCCGCTTGTTCTGTTCGGAATACTTCTGGTTACTGGCATTCTGATGACATTTTACTACATCCCATACCCTGACAGGGCTTATGAGAGTGTAAGGGAGATAACATACTCTATCTATCTGGGCTGGTTCATAAGGGGTATGCACAAACTGGCTGTCCATCTGATGATATTGAGTCTGTTGTTTCACATAACACGGGTCTTCATAACAAGGGCATATAAGGAAGGGGGCGAAGTTAAATGGCTCCTTGGCGCAGGCATATTTTTTACTGCCCTTGCATTCGGTTTTACAGGGTATGCGCTTGTTTATGACAATATTTCTTACTGGGGCATGATCGTTGTTACAAACATGGCAGGAGAATTGCCTATTATCGGCAAGACGCTTTTGCTACTGCTTCGAGGCGGGGAAGATGTAACTGAGATTACACTCTTGAGGCTCTATGACCTGCATACAAAACTTCTGCCGTTTTTGATTATAACGCTGCTCTTAAGCCATATACTGGCAGTAAGATTCTTTGGTTTTGCAAAATTGGGGACAGATTTAAAATCTGTCCCCACACAGGGCATGCACAAATTCTTTCCTGAACACGCAATGGAGGTTGGACTAATATCAATATGCCTCTTAATATTCATAATTGATATTACAATGCTCTTTCCGCCTCAACTTGGAAGTCCGGCAAATATGCAAGAGGTAGCGTCAAATGTATCCCCCCCTTGGTATTTCAGCGCAGTATATAAATGGATAACCATAGCGCCCAGAAATGCCGCGCTCTTTGGGGTGTTGTTCTTCAGCGCAATATTTTTTGCATATCCTTATGTTGACAGATTTTTGACAAAGAGGGGCGCCAATATGCAGAGGATTAACATAGCAGTCGGAGCAGCAGCGGTTATTGTGTTTGTAATCCTGACACTGTGGGAGATAGTTTTGTAGCATGCCGATTTATCGGCGTTTGTAACTCAAACCTTCAGGTTTGAGTTTTTCAAGGCTAAAGCCTTGAGTTACAATACGCCCAATAAATTTGGCAGCTACATCCCAAAAAACAAGGAGGTAATCAAAATGGAAAGCAAAGATTTTAATCTAATGAAGTATGCAATGGGGATTCTCGGCATCATCCTCTTCCTTGCCCTAACGCTTGTTGGATACACAGGTATAAAGGAATCAAAGGAAGAGGCGCCGAGACCAAATATTACACAAAAGACAAAGAAATGCCTTGACTGTCATATTGACAAAGGTCTGACAAAGGGGGCAATAAGGGATTGGAAGTTGTCAAAACACTCTGCAAAGGGGATTGGCTGCAATGAATGCCACATCCCTGCAAAAGGCGCGCCCGAACGAATCGTAAACATGGCGACTGCCTGTGAGAATAGAGAGGTTAGGAGAGAGGTTTCTTCAGTAAACTGTAAAAGTTGTCATGAAGAAAAGACAAAACAATTTGCCGACGGCAAGCACTCAAAGGCATGGCTTGCAATGGAGGCAATGCCTACAACAAAAGACCAGCCCCCTGCAATAATGGGAGGCGAAAAGGGGTGCGGCGGCTGCCATAAGATCGGCAGGGATGAGGGGCAGTGCGACTCATGCCACACAAGGCATAAGTTCTCGGCAGCAGAGGCAAGAAGGCCGGAGGCATGCGCAACATGCCACATGGGTTTTGACCATCCGCAGTGGGAGATGTATTCGACATCAAAGCACGGCGTAATATATGAGATAGAAGGGGATAAGTGGGATTTCTCCAAAAAAATCAAGGACTGGTATGATAAGCCGCTTGAGGCATCCTCAAAAACCCCGCGGGCGCCTGTATGCGTTACATGCCATATGCAGGAAGGCAGCCATGCGGTAAAGACATCATGGGGATTTCTTGCCTTGAGACTGCCTGAAGATGATAAGGAATGGATGGGATACAGGGCAAAGATATTAAAGGGTCTTGGAGTTGGATTGGACAGCGAAGAAGGCAAACGGAGGATACAGGAGATAGTGGTTCCGGCTGATGTGGCAAGACTGACAAAGGAAGATTGGCAGCAAGGAAGGGATAAGATGGTAAAAACATGCAGCCAGTGCCATGGCGAAACATGGGCAAAGGATGAACTTAAAAAGGTTGACGAGATTATAAAACAGGCTGACAAACTCATGGCAGAGGCAATTGATATTGTTGAAGGGCTTTATAAAGACGGGCTTCTGCCGAGACCGAAAGACTACCCAGCGCATGTGGATTTATTAAGGTTCTATGAGGTGCAGAGCGGGATAGAGCAGAAATTATATTTCATGTTCCTTGAGCACAGGATGAGGGCGTTTCAGGGCGGTTTCCACGCAAACCCTGATTATATGCACTGGTACGGCTGGGCAGAGATGAAACGGGATTTGGCAGAGATAAGGGAAGAGGCAAAGAAACTTAGAACAGAACATGTGCAGCGAGCGAAGGCGAACGGATAATAAATCCCCAAAAATCAGTGTCTATTTTTGGGTAAATCTTGGTGATTATAAACAATTTTTTATAGGGGGGGTGCTTTAAAACTTCTTTTTTCTCTTATCCTATGCTATGTTATAACTGCTTTATGGCTCTTTTTTTACCCACTCAGTTACAGACTGTGTCATAACCCCATTTTTATGGTAGTCGCAGGCTTTAGCCTGCGTTCAACCCATTGATTTTATTGACTCTCAGCGGCAACCTAAAGGTTGCGGCTACCAATTATGACACAGCCTGTTACACGATGAGCCATAATTTTCAACTAAGGAGGCTAAATGGCTCAGGAAAAGATTCCAGTTTATATTGAAGATGAAATGAAGAAGTCCTACATGGACTATGCAATGTCTGTGATTATCGGCAGGGCTTTGCCAGATGTGAGGGACGGACTCAAGCCTGTCCATAGGCGGATACTCTATGCAATGCACGAGATGGGCGTTGAGTGGAATAAGCCCTATAAAAAATCCGCCCGTGTTGTTGGAGATGTGATTGGCAAATATCACCCCCACGGCGATACTGCTGTTTATGATGCAATTACAAGGATGGTTCAGGTTTTTTCTTTGAGATACCCGCTTATAGACGGTCAGGGAAACTTTGGTTCAGTTGACGGGGATTCGCCTGCTGCAATGCGTTACACAGAGGTCCGGATGGCAAGGCTTGCATCGCAACTGCTTGGCGATATTGAAAAGGAGACTGTTGAATGGGGACCAAACTATGACGAATCTTTGAAAGAACCGCTTGTCATGCCTGCTGCCTTTCCAAATCTGC is from Deltaproteobacteria bacterium and encodes:
- a CDS encoding Rieske (2Fe-2S) protein; its protein translation is MGVIHDNTSRRKFLSNAFMTFGLSFGLGALFVRFGQFITPDRKEKMTAKVLIGNLAEIPENAATPLEISGNKILVVRSEDGFNAFSRRCTDLGCLVSWEPAKQQFICPCHQGVYDKNGKNIAGPPPRPLDRFEVVAKGENVYIRLKA
- a CDS encoding cytochrome bc complex cytochrome b subunit: MAAGIEHAETKPLKGRIIDLIQEDVPDHLYSWPYTLGAIPLVLFGILLVTGILMTFYYIPYPDRAYESVREITYSIYLGWFIRGMHKLAVHLMILSLLFHITRVFITRAYKEGGEVKWLLGAGIFFTALAFGFTGYALVYDNISYWGMIVVTNMAGELPIIGKTLLLLLRGGEDVTEITLLRLYDLHTKLLPFLIITLLLSHILAVRFFGFAKLGTDLKSVPTQGMHKFFPEHAMEVGLISICLLIFIIDITMLFPPQLGSPANMQEVASNVSPPWYFSAVYKWITIAPRNAALFGVLFFSAIFFAYPYVDRFLTKRGANMQRINIAVGAAAVIVFVILTLWEIVL
- a CDS encoding cytochrome C; amino-acid sequence: MGILGIILFLALTLVGYTGIKESKEEAPRPNITQKTKKCLDCHIDKGLTKGAIRDWKLSKHSAKGIGCNECHIPAKGAPERIVNMATACENREVRREVSSVNCKSCHEEKTKQFADGKHSKAWLAMEAMPTTKDQPPAIMGGEKGCGGCHKIGRDEGQCDSCHTRHKFSAAEARRPEACATCHMGFDHPQWEMYSTSKHGVIYEIEGDKWDFSKKIKDWYDKPLEASSKTPRAPVCVTCHMQEGSHAVKTSWGFLALRLPEDDKEWMGYRAKILKGLGVGLDSEEGKRRIQEIVVPADVARLTKEDWQQGRDKMVKTCSQCHGETWAKDELKKVDEIIKQADKLMAEAIDIVEGLYKDGLLPRPKDYPAHVDLLRFYEVQSGIEQKLYFMFLEHRMRAFQGGFHANPDYMHWYGWAEMKRDLAEIREEAKKLRTEHVQRAKANG